A genomic region of Salinibacter pepae contains the following coding sequences:
- a CDS encoding thymidine phosphorylase: MSSVNPVPLIAAKRDDESLSKADLRALVDGYTEGTVPDYQMSAFLMAAYLNGLSAAEAAALTDAMLHSGTHIDLSSVPGTKVGKHSTGGVGDKVSPILVPLVASCGVPVAKLSGRGLGHTGGTIDKLESIPGFGTDLGVERYRRQVEEVGGVIAGQTGAVAPADKKIYALRDVTATVDSIPLIAASIMSKKLAEGNDALVLDVKCGRGAFMKTDADARTLAETLVAIGAEHDTPVVAVMTNMDVPLGRAVGNWPEIREAIACLQGEHADSALMEIVRGLAGEMIVLGGAAETPAEGRERARAAIASGAALDQFRSLVEAQGGDPMVLDDPDGRPDSASVAEVTAPPEAGGYVADLDALSIGQAAVRLGAGRQTKEASVDPIAGLSRLKKPGDPVDDGDVLARLHAGGTPDLEAVRAAVRSAYTFSDTPPSAAPALQARYDAEGWTRLSEGAAESEGAAEEV; the protein is encoded by the coding sequence ATGAGCAGTGTCAACCCCGTCCCCCTCATCGCGGCCAAACGTGACGACGAGTCGCTGTCGAAGGCCGATCTCAGGGCCCTCGTGGACGGCTACACCGAAGGCACCGTCCCCGATTATCAGATGAGCGCGTTTTTGATGGCGGCGTACCTCAACGGGCTCTCCGCCGCGGAGGCGGCCGCCCTGACCGACGCGATGCTCCACTCGGGCACCCACATCGACCTCTCCTCGGTGCCGGGCACCAAGGTGGGCAAGCACTCGACGGGCGGGGTGGGCGACAAGGTGTCCCCGATTCTCGTGCCCCTCGTCGCCAGTTGCGGCGTGCCGGTGGCCAAGCTCAGCGGGCGCGGGCTCGGCCACACCGGCGGCACCATCGACAAGCTCGAATCCATTCCCGGCTTCGGTACGGACCTGGGCGTGGAGCGGTATCGGCGGCAGGTGGAAGAGGTGGGCGGGGTCATTGCCGGGCAGACCGGGGCGGTGGCCCCCGCCGACAAGAAGATTTACGCGCTCCGCGACGTCACGGCCACCGTCGACTCGATCCCGCTCATTGCCGCCTCGATCATGAGCAAGAAGCTCGCGGAGGGCAACGACGCCCTCGTGCTCGACGTGAAGTGCGGGCGCGGGGCCTTCATGAAGACGGACGCCGACGCGCGAACGCTGGCCGAGACGCTGGTTGCCATCGGGGCCGAGCACGACACGCCCGTCGTGGCGGTCATGACGAACATGGACGTGCCGCTGGGGCGGGCCGTGGGAAACTGGCCCGAGATTCGAGAGGCGATTGCCTGCCTGCAGGGGGAGCACGCCGACTCCGCCCTCATGGAAATTGTCCGCGGCCTGGCCGGCGAGATGATTGTTCTGGGCGGCGCCGCGGAGACGCCGGCGGAGGGCCGGGAGAGGGCCCGCGCGGCCATCGCGAGCGGGGCGGCGCTGGATCAGTTCCGGTCCCTCGTTGAGGCACAGGGAGGAGACCCAATGGTCCTCGACGATCCGGACGGGCGGCCTGACAGTGCATCGGTGGCCGAAGTAACCGCGCCGCCCGAGGCGGGGGGCTACGTCGCGGATCTCGACGCCCTGTCGATCGGACAGGCCGCCGTAAGGCTCGGGGCCGGACGCCAGACGAAAGAGGCGTCGGTCGACCCGATCGCCGGCCTGAGCCGGCTCAAGAAGCCGGGAGATCCGGTCGACGACGGGGACGTGCTCGCCCGGCTCCACGCCGGCGGAACGCCCGACCTGGAGGCCGTTCGGGCCGCCGTGCGTAGCGCGTACACCTTCTCCGACACACCTCCGTCCGCCGCCCCGGCCCTGCAGGCCCGCTACGACGCCGAGGGCTGGACCCGTCTGTCGGAGGGCGCCGCGGAATCGGAGGGCGCCGCGGAAGAGGTGTAA
- the rpmE gene encoding 50S ribosomal protein L31: MQNDLHPEYSEVTIQLADGTEMTTRSTMETDSYETEVDSTNHPFYTGRRQFVDTAGRVEKFNRRYGLTDDDEGDDEETEDTADE; this comes from the coding sequence ATGCAAAACGACCTGCATCCTGAGTACAGCGAAGTCACCATCCAACTCGCGGACGGAACCGAGATGACGACCCGGTCCACCATGGAAACCGACTCGTACGAGACCGAGGTCGACTCGACAAACCACCCCTTTTACACCGGCCGCCGTCAGTTCGTCGACACGGCCGGCCGCGTCGAGAAGTTCAACCGCCGGTACGGGCTTACCGATGACGACGAGGGAGACGACGAAGAGACGGAAGACACCGCCGACGAGTAG
- a CDS encoding trans-sulfuration enzyme family protein produces the protein MDLDPETILSLAGQDVDDSYNSVVPPLYQSAIFQFEDVGETKGYDYTRSGNPTRASLEETLAELDGGAGAVACATGMAAVSTVTSLFGADAHLICAHDCYGGTERLFSHLDDQGKLSVSYEDLSDHDALADAVRPETEALWVETPSNPLLRIVDLEALAEFADAHGLRLIVDNTFLSPLLQRPLDYGADLVVYSTTKYLNGHSDVVGGAIIARTEALADQLDFTANAHGTVAAPFDSWLVQRGAKTLPVRLRQHETNARALAHFLDDHSAVDRVCYPGLRTHPSHELARAQQNGYGGMVSFFVDEEQVDVNELLRSTDVFALAESLGGVESLIEHPATMSHASMAPEQREDAGITDGLIRLSVGIESTDDLRADLSQALTAGAEAAASGHDTPAPAEAQVPSSEGAC, from the coding sequence ATGGACCTGGACCCGGAAACCATTCTCTCCCTGGCGGGCCAAGACGTCGACGATTCCTACAACAGCGTCGTCCCGCCCCTCTATCAGTCGGCAATCTTTCAGTTCGAGGACGTCGGCGAGACGAAAGGCTACGACTACACGCGCAGCGGCAACCCGACACGTGCCTCCCTGGAAGAGACCCTCGCCGAGCTCGACGGCGGGGCGGGCGCCGTGGCCTGTGCCACGGGCATGGCCGCCGTGTCGACGGTCACCTCGCTCTTCGGCGCCGATGCGCACCTGATCTGTGCCCACGACTGTTACGGCGGCACGGAGCGCCTTTTCTCCCACCTCGACGACCAGGGCAAGCTCTCGGTCTCGTACGAGGACCTGTCCGACCACGACGCGCTGGCGGACGCCGTGCGCCCCGAAACGGAAGCCCTCTGGGTGGAAACGCCCTCTAATCCCCTCCTTCGCATCGTCGATCTGGAGGCGCTCGCCGAGTTTGCCGACGCGCATGGCCTGCGCCTCATCGTCGACAACACGTTCCTCTCCCCGCTCCTGCAGCGGCCCCTCGACTACGGGGCCGACCTCGTGGTGTACTCGACGACGAAGTACCTGAACGGCCACTCGGACGTGGTGGGCGGCGCCATCATCGCCCGCACGGAGGCTCTGGCCGACCAACTCGACTTCACCGCAAACGCGCACGGCACCGTCGCCGCCCCGTTCGACAGCTGGCTCGTGCAGCGCGGGGCGAAGACGCTGCCGGTCCGCCTGCGCCAGCACGAGACCAACGCCCGAGCCCTCGCCCACTTCTTGGACGACCACTCGGCGGTGGACCGCGTCTGCTACCCCGGCCTCCGCACCCATCCCAGCCACGAGCTCGCACGCGCCCAGCAGAACGGATACGGCGGCATGGTCTCTTTTTTCGTGGACGAGGAGCAGGTCGACGTGAACGAACTGCTGCGCTCCACCGACGTCTTTGCGCTTGCCGAATCGCTAGGCGGCGTGGAGTCGCTCATCGAGCACCCCGCCACCATGAGCCACGCCTCCATGGCCCCCGAGCAGCGCGAGGACGCGGGCATCACCGACGGGCTCATCCGCCTCTCCGTGGGCATCGAGTCGACCGACGACCTCCGGGCGGACCTGAGTCAGGCCCTCACGGCAGGCGCCGAGGCGGCGGCGAGCGGGCACGACACGCCCGCTCCCGCAGAGGCCCAAGTCCCGTCCTCAGAGGGAGCGTGCTGA
- the moaC gene encoding cyclic pyranopterin monophosphate synthase MoaC — MADPSTLTHPDPEGGVRMMDASQKSDSARTAVAAGRVHLGEEAFRRVREHDIEKGDVLTTAQIAGIMGAKQTDKLIPLCHDATINGVEVDFTFNEDEQAIDVRAFTKSFGVTGVEMEALTAVSVASLTIYDMCKSVTKNIRIGDVHLRAKTGGQSGNWKSKSEDTSPAES; from the coding sequence ATGGCCGATCCTTCTACACTTACCCACCCCGATCCCGAAGGAGGCGTCCGCATGATGGACGCGTCCCAGAAGTCGGATTCCGCCCGGACGGCCGTCGCCGCCGGACGGGTTCACCTGGGCGAGGAGGCGTTCCGGCGCGTTCGGGAGCACGACATCGAGAAGGGCGACGTCCTCACGACCGCCCAGATCGCCGGCATCATGGGGGCCAAACAGACCGACAAGCTCATTCCCCTCTGCCACGATGCCACCATCAACGGCGTGGAGGTCGACTTTACGTTCAACGAGGACGAGCAGGCCATCGATGTCCGGGCCTTTACGAAGTCCTTCGGCGTAACGGGGGTCGAGATGGAGGCGCTGACGGCGGTTTCGGTCGCCTCCCTTACGATCTACGACATGTGCAAGTCGGTCACCAAGAACATCCGCATCGGCGACGTGCACCTGCGCGCCAAGACCGGCGGACAAAGTGGGAACTGGAAGAGCAAGTCTGAGGACACGTCCCCCGCCGAATCCTAG
- the gltB gene encoding glutamate synthase large subunit, whose protein sequence is MGSSLPPPSLVPSPDRPSLGPRRERSNCGVGVLMDLNGTKSHAMVDEALGLLRRLDHRGARGAEENTGDGAGVLIQKPHAFYQDVVPRLGPADSYGVGQFFLPTDKHVQSALRDFVDQQVRAEGFESIAWRSVPTDASDLGPTARATEPDVWQLFVRPTESLSPEALDARLYVLRRLLESAVANSGFDDNETFYVCSLDRRRVVYKGLLTNAQVASYYPELTDDRVQSTLALVHSRFSTNTLGAWRLAHPYRTVVHNGEVNTLRGNFNWMRARAADLHTDAFGEDLERIRPITTAAQSDTAVLDNVLELLVESGRSLPHALRMLIPEAWTKDARMSAARRAWYEYHSTLIEPWDGPLLVAFTDGDSVGAVLDRNGLRPCRYWVTHDDRIVMASEAGVVDLPPDRVARKDRLQPGQLFLADAAAERIVPEDEVFGRLTDEKYGRWLGEARVRLRTLVSADPSSGGAMASGAPGSLDGESDAVPRRQRAFGYTREHVRRLVQPMVDDGTDPVGAMGNDTPPAVLSDQSKTLFTYFKQLFAQVSNPPLDYIREELVTSLESHIGRKGNLLTEGPEHCRQVHLNSPLLSDAERDALHDIDTNGIRSTTIDTTFGDETGLEAAVEQMCRDAREAVAAGDEILLLSDRGTGPDRLPIPSLLAVGAVHHDLIRAGRRTHAALVVESGQPCAVHHVCTLLGYGADAIHPYLAYATVRDWAGRSDAVPDAETAIERYVGALEQGLLKVMAKMGISTLESYKGAQVFEAVGLDSEFVETYFCGTPSRIEGAGIDELEADLRDRHEKAFGNALPGATDLESGGELYWRRDGEHHQWNPQTIGRLQHAVRQNDRASYDQFAALVNEQANRHQTLRGLLDFDTDPDGAIPLSEVEPAESIVQRFFTASMSFGSLSPEAHETLAVAMNRIGGRASTGEGGEQVDRFGTERECAIKQVASGRFGVTSTYLNSADAIEIKMAQGSKPGEGGHLPGEKVNDLIAETRYTTPGVSLISPPPHHDIYSIEDLAQLIHDLKSANSAADMHVKLVAAAGIGVIAAGVSKAKADALLISGQSGGTGASPKTSIKSAGLPWELGVSEAQQVLLENNLRSRIRLRVDGGLKTGRDVAVAALLGGEEFGFGTAALVCLGCIMLRKCHCNTCSVGIATQDPELREQFVGEPEHVMRYMHFVAEELREIMADLGVRTVDEMVGRTDLLRQRDTDPPKARRLDLGSILHRPASDDDPRKTTEQDHKLDDKLDHALIEEARPALDQQTPVQIAHDVHNWDRAVGAMISAEVTGRYGPDGLPDGTIEIDLEGGAGQSFGAFLASGVTLRLVGEANDYVGKGLSGGRIILRTPETAGFEADENIILGNVALYGATRGEAYVNGQAGERFAVRNSGVQAVVEGVGDHGCEYMTGGVVVVLGGTGRNFGAGMSGGEAYVLDEDGTFEDTVNRGMVYVEALSDERDRRLVRRLVEHHLHHTGSAKAARVLDAWDTRVDQFRKAMPDAFARQVEAHLENGEDIRPSVPPAPGASSTVLA, encoded by the coding sequence ATGGGCTCCTCCCTCCCACCCCCATCCCTCGTGCCATCCCCAGACCGTCCGTCACTAGGCCCCCGGCGAGAGCGATCCAACTGTGGCGTCGGGGTCCTTATGGACCTCAACGGCACGAAGAGCCACGCAATGGTCGACGAGGCGCTCGGCCTGCTTCGCCGGCTGGACCACCGTGGGGCGCGCGGCGCCGAAGAAAACACGGGGGACGGGGCGGGTGTCCTGATTCAGAAGCCCCACGCGTTCTACCAAGACGTCGTGCCGCGCCTGGGTCCTGCGGACTCCTACGGGGTCGGCCAGTTTTTTCTCCCGACCGACAAGCACGTCCAATCGGCGCTCCGCGACTTCGTCGATCAGCAGGTACGGGCCGAAGGCTTTGAATCTATTGCGTGGCGCTCTGTGCCGACCGACGCCTCCGACCTCGGCCCCACGGCCCGCGCCACGGAGCCCGACGTGTGGCAGCTCTTCGTCCGGCCCACCGAGTCGCTTTCGCCCGAGGCCCTGGACGCCCGGCTGTACGTCCTGCGTCGTCTCCTCGAATCGGCGGTGGCGAACAGCGGCTTCGACGACAATGAGACGTTCTACGTCTGTTCGTTGGATCGGCGCAGGGTGGTCTACAAGGGACTCCTGACCAATGCGCAGGTCGCCAGCTACTACCCGGAGCTGACCGACGATCGGGTGCAATCGACCCTGGCCCTCGTCCACTCGCGCTTCTCCACGAACACGCTGGGCGCGTGGCGGCTCGCCCACCCCTACCGCACCGTCGTCCACAATGGAGAGGTCAATACGCTCCGTGGCAACTTCAACTGGATGCGGGCCCGGGCGGCAGACCTGCACACCGACGCCTTTGGGGAGGACCTGGAGCGAATCCGGCCCATCACCACGGCGGCGCAGAGCGATACGGCGGTGCTCGACAATGTCCTGGAGCTGCTCGTGGAGAGCGGCCGCTCCCTGCCCCACGCCCTGCGGATGCTCATCCCGGAGGCCTGGACCAAGGACGCCCGCATGAGCGCGGCCCGGCGGGCCTGGTACGAGTACCATTCGACCCTCATCGAGCCCTGGGACGGGCCGCTCCTCGTGGCCTTTACCGACGGGGACAGCGTGGGGGCAGTGCTCGACCGCAACGGCCTGCGGCCGTGCCGCTACTGGGTCACCCACGACGACCGGATCGTGATGGCCAGCGAAGCGGGCGTCGTGGACCTGCCGCCCGACCGGGTGGCCCGGAAGGACCGCCTCCAGCCCGGCCAGCTTTTCCTCGCGGACGCGGCGGCGGAGCGCATTGTGCCGGAGGACGAGGTGTTCGGGCGACTGACCGACGAAAAGTACGGGCGGTGGCTCGGCGAGGCGCGCGTGCGGCTCCGCACACTGGTGTCCGCCGATCCGTCCTCGGGCGGTGCGATGGCGTCAGGGGCGCCAGGCTCCCTGGACGGAGAGTCGGATGCCGTGCCCCGGCGACAGCGGGCCTTCGGCTACACGCGGGAGCACGTCCGGCGCCTCGTGCAGCCGATGGTAGACGACGGCACGGACCCGGTGGGCGCGATGGGCAACGACACCCCGCCCGCCGTGCTCTCGGACCAGAGCAAGACGCTCTTTACCTACTTTAAGCAGCTGTTTGCGCAGGTCTCCAATCCGCCCCTCGACTACATCCGCGAGGAGCTGGTCACCTCGCTCGAAAGCCACATCGGGCGCAAGGGCAACCTGCTGACGGAGGGCCCCGAGCACTGCCGACAGGTGCACCTCAACTCGCCCCTCCTGAGCGACGCGGAGCGGGATGCCCTTCACGACATCGACACGAACGGCATCCGGTCGACAACGATCGACACGACGTTCGGGGATGAGACCGGCCTGGAGGCCGCCGTCGAGCAGATGTGTCGGGACGCGCGGGAGGCCGTAGCGGCGGGCGACGAAATTCTCCTCCTGTCGGACCGCGGCACGGGGCCGGATCGCCTCCCAATCCCGAGTTTGCTCGCCGTGGGGGCCGTGCACCACGACCTGATTCGGGCGGGCCGCCGGACGCACGCGGCGCTCGTGGTCGAAAGCGGGCAGCCCTGTGCGGTGCATCACGTCTGTACGCTCCTGGGCTACGGGGCCGACGCCATACATCCTTATCTGGCCTACGCCACTGTGCGCGACTGGGCGGGGCGCAGCGACGCGGTCCCCGACGCCGAAACGGCCATCGAGCGATACGTCGGGGCCCTCGAACAGGGCCTGCTCAAAGTGATGGCCAAAATGGGCATCTCCACCCTCGAAAGCTACAAGGGGGCGCAGGTCTTCGAGGCGGTTGGCCTCGACTCGGAATTTGTAGAAACGTACTTCTGCGGCACTCCCTCACGAATTGAGGGGGCGGGCATCGACGAGCTGGAGGCCGACCTGCGCGATCGTCACGAGAAGGCGTTTGGGAACGCGTTGCCGGGCGCGACGGACCTGGAGAGCGGGGGCGAGCTGTACTGGCGACGGGATGGGGAGCACCATCAGTGGAACCCGCAGACGATCGGCAGGCTCCAACATGCGGTGCGGCAAAACGACCGCGCGAGCTACGACCAGTTTGCGGCCCTCGTGAACGAGCAGGCGAACCGCCATCAGACGCTCCGGGGCCTGCTCGACTTCGACACGGACCCCGACGGGGCCATTCCGCTCTCCGAGGTGGAGCCCGCCGAGTCCATCGTCCAGCGCTTCTTCACGGCCTCCATGTCGTTTGGCTCCCTCAGTCCGGAGGCCCACGAGACGCTCGCCGTCGCGATGAATCGGATTGGCGGGCGGGCCAGCACCGGCGAGGGCGGCGAGCAGGTCGACCGCTTCGGCACCGAGCGCGAATGTGCGATCAAGCAGGTGGCCAGTGGGCGCTTCGGGGTGACGAGCACCTACCTCAACAGTGCCGACGCCATCGAAATCAAGATGGCGCAGGGCTCGAAGCCGGGGGAGGGCGGCCACCTGCCGGGGGAGAAGGTCAACGACCTCATCGCCGAGACGCGCTACACGACCCCGGGGGTGTCGCTCATTTCGCCGCCGCCCCACCACGACATTTACTCGATTGAGGACCTCGCGCAGCTCATCCACGACCTCAAGAGCGCCAACTCGGCGGCGGACATGCACGTGAAGCTCGTGGCGGCGGCCGGCATTGGGGTCATCGCCGCGGGCGTGTCCAAGGCGAAGGCCGATGCCCTCCTCATCAGCGGACAGTCCGGCGGGACGGGCGCGTCGCCGAAGACCTCCATCAAGTCGGCGGGCCTCCCGTGGGAGCTGGGCGTGTCGGAGGCGCAGCAGGTGCTTCTCGAAAACAACCTCCGCTCCCGCATCCGCCTCCGGGTGGACGGCGGCCTCAAAACCGGGCGGGACGTGGCCGTGGCGGCGTTGTTGGGAGGCGAAGAATTTGGCTTTGGCACCGCGGCCCTCGTCTGTCTGGGGTGCATTATGCTGCGGAAGTGTCACTGCAACACCTGCTCGGTGGGCATCGCCACGCAGGACCCGGAGTTGCGCGAGCAGTTCGTGGGCGAGCCCGAGCACGTGATGCGCTACATGCACTTTGTGGCGGAGGAGCTGCGCGAGATCATGGCGGATCTTGGGGTGCGCACCGTTGACGAGATGGTGGGGCGTACCGACTTGCTTCGGCAGCGAGACACTGACCCCCCGAAGGCCCGTCGGCTGGACCTGGGATCGATTTTGCACCGCCCGGCCAGCGACGACGATCCGCGGAAGACGACAGAACAGGACCACAAGCTGGACGACAAGTTGGACCACGCCCTCATCGAAGAGGCCCGCCCGGCCCTCGATCAGCAAACCCCGGTCCAGATTGCCCACGACGTTCACAACTGGGACCGGGCAGTCGGGGCCATGATCAGTGCCGAGGTGACCGGTCGCTACGGGCCGGACGGGCTCCCCGACGGCACCATCGAGATCGATCTGGAGGGGGGGGCGGGGCAGAGCTTTGGGGCCTTCCTGGCCTCCGGGGTGACCCTGCGGCTCGTGGGAGAGGCCAACGACTACGTCGGGAAAGGCCTGTCCGGGGGCCGGATCATTCTGCGCACCCCAGAGACGGCGGGCTTCGAGGCGGACGAGAACATCATCCTGGGCAACGTGGCCCTCTACGGCGCAACCCGGGGGGAGGCGTACGTCAACGGCCAGGCCGGTGAGCGCTTTGCGGTCCGCAACTCCGGCGTACAGGCGGTCGTGGAGGGCGTGGGCGACCACGGGTGCGAGTACATGACCGGCGGTGTGGTCGTCGTGCTTGGAGGCACAGGCCGCAACTTCGGGGCGGGCATGAGTGGGGGGGAGGCGTACGTGCTCGACGAGGACGGGACCTTCGAGGACACGGTCAACCGCGGGATGGTGTACGTTGAGGCGCTGTCCGACGAGCGGGACCGCCGCCTCGTTCGCCGCCTCGTGGAGCACCACCTGCACCACACGGGCAGCGCCAAGGCGGCCCGCGTGCTGGACGCGTGGGACACGCGCGTCGACCAGTTTCGCAAGGCCATGCCCGACGCCTTTGCCCGACAGGTGGAGGCCCATTTGGAGAACGGGGAGGACATCCGGCCCTCCGTGCCGCCCGCACCGGGGGCCTCCTCCACTGTTTTGGCCTAG
- a CDS encoding amidohydrolase, with the protein MSPSEFLITNARVYPVNGGDGGPVPASALAVRDGRIAGVGSPAEASTAVPEARRIDAEGRTIVPGFVDAHAHLQELGLALRRADLTTAASPDAVVEELQAFVAEHDPPSATWLRGHGWDQTEWTPARLPTRDVLDAAFPERPVWLTRTDVHAGWANTAALEATVGLDRLYEMSDPGGGHIHRDRTGTPTGVLIDAAMALVEDHIPPPSETQQDRALSAALRHTARRGITSLHDAGVGLSALQRVQDFLEEDRFPLRLYAMINGGGETLEHFCDRGPLHHASGRLDVESVKFFADGALGSRGAALLDDYADAPGTRGFLLHDSDAFREHVRVAHECGFQVNTHAIGDRANRQVLDAYEHVARESTRPLRRPRIEHAQVVAPDDRPRFGRLGVIASVQPAFAPSDHGWAPARLGPDRLTDAYAWRSLQEAGARLAFGSDAPVEPPDPIRGFYAAVTRRDAGGAPNGGWQPDERLSRATALYAHTQGAAYAAFQEGEIGSISVGKRADFVVLSQDLMTVPSDHLLDTDVVATYLGGTPVHTTPDWPDAH; encoded by the coding sequence ATGTCCCCTTCCGAGTTCCTGATCACGAATGCCCGCGTGTACCCCGTTAATGGCGGTGATGGCGGGCCCGTCCCCGCCTCGGCCCTGGCCGTCCGCGACGGCCGTATTGCCGGGGTGGGCTCGCCCGCAGAGGCCTCGACGGCCGTTCCGGAGGCCCGGCGCATTGACGCCGAGGGACGGACCATCGTGCCCGGCTTCGTCGACGCCCACGCCCACCTGCAAGAGCTCGGGCTGGCCCTTCGGCGGGCCGACCTCACCACCGCCGCTTCTCCCGACGCGGTTGTTGAAGAGCTCCAAGCATTCGTCGCCGAGCACGACCCTCCGTCCGCCACGTGGCTGCGGGGCCACGGGTGGGACCAGACCGAGTGGACGCCCGCTCGCCTCCCCACCCGTGACGTTCTGGATGCCGCGTTTCCGGAGCGTCCCGTCTGGCTCACGCGCACGGACGTTCATGCCGGGTGGGCCAACACGGCTGCCCTGGAGGCCACCGTGGGCCTCGACCGCCTCTACGAGATGAGCGACCCCGGCGGCGGGCACATCCACCGCGACCGCACCGGCACCCCTACGGGCGTGCTGATCGATGCCGCGATGGCCCTCGTTGAGGACCACATCCCGCCCCCCAGCGAGACACAACAGGACCGCGCCCTCTCTGCCGCCCTCCGCCATACTGCCCGACGCGGCATCACGAGCCTGCACGACGCCGGGGTAGGGCTCTCGGCCCTCCAGCGGGTTCAGGACTTCCTTGAGGAGGATCGCTTCCCGCTCCGGCTGTACGCCATGATCAATGGGGGCGGGGAGACGCTCGAGCATTTCTGTGATCGGGGCCCGCTGCACCACGCGTCCGGCCGCCTCGACGTGGAGTCGGTCAAGTTCTTCGCCGACGGCGCGCTCGGCAGCCGCGGCGCCGCCCTCCTTGACGACTACGCCGATGCGCCGGGCACCCGCGGCTTTCTTCTCCACGACAGCGACGCGTTCCGGGAGCACGTGCGGGTGGCGCACGAGTGTGGGTTTCAGGTCAACACCCACGCCATCGGCGACCGGGCCAACCGTCAGGTGCTGGACGCGTACGAACACGTCGCCCGGGAGAGCACCCGTCCGCTCCGCCGGCCTCGGATCGAACACGCCCAGGTCGTGGCCCCCGACGACCGCCCCCGCTTCGGCCGCCTCGGCGTGATCGCCTCCGTCCAGCCGGCATTTGCGCCGAGCGATCACGGCTGGGCCCCGGCGCGGCTCGGCCCAGACCGACTCACCGACGCCTACGCGTGGCGAAGCCTGCAGGAGGCGGGCGCCCGCCTCGCCTTCGGGTCCGATGCGCCGGTCGAGCCCCCCGACCCGATCCGGGGCTTTTACGCCGCCGTCACGCGCCGGGACGCCGGCGGAGCGCCCAACGGGGGCTGGCAGCCCGACGAGCGGCTGTCCCGCGCCACGGCCCTTTACGCCCACACCCAGGGCGCCGCGTACGCTGCGTTTCAGGAGGGCGAGATCGGATCCATATCCGTAGGCAAACGCGCCGACTTCGTGGTACTCTCTCAGGACCTCATGACGGTGCCGTCCGACCATCTACTGGACACGGACGTCGTGGCGACGTATCTGGGGGGCACTCCGGTGCACACAACCCCCGACTGGCCGGACGCACACTAA
- a CDS encoding PspA/IM30 family protein, translating to MSIWSRFKRAVKSLFGGAVSAMEDPRTILEQNIRELNDQVPEMNENIATVKANKIMLEKEVKKTRDRVEQLSNRIKTALKSDREDIAKKYAKRLEDQKESLERTEEQLTGAERAYEKALKVKKAFMREKEQKIQEAKDALRQHERAQWQAEIADTMEQFEVSGLDQTHDEMVRRLDEESAKNEARMEMALDSVDTEALQIEEDAEELRAQQVVDEFKADMGMVEEEESLDSESVEEETIDLPEDEELEEPSKTIGKQRNKSE from the coding sequence ATGTCTATCTGGTCCCGATTCAAGCGTGCAGTAAAGTCGCTCTTCGGCGGCGCCGTCTCGGCGATGGAGGATCCGCGGACGATTCTCGAACAAAACATCCGGGAGCTCAACGATCAGGTCCCGGAGATGAACGAGAACATCGCCACGGTGAAGGCGAACAAGATCATGCTCGAGAAGGAGGTCAAGAAGACAAGAGACCGGGTCGAGCAGCTTTCCAACCGCATCAAGACCGCCCTCAAGTCCGACCGCGAAGACATTGCCAAAAAGTACGCGAAGCGGCTGGAGGACCAGAAGGAAAGCCTCGAGCGGACGGAGGAACAGCTCACGGGCGCCGAGCGGGCCTACGAGAAAGCCCTTAAGGTCAAAAAGGCCTTCATGCGCGAGAAGGAGCAGAAAATTCAGGAGGCGAAGGATGCCCTCCGCCAGCACGAGCGGGCGCAGTGGCAGGCCGAGATTGCCGACACGATGGAGCAGTTTGAGGTGTCGGGGCTGGACCAGACCCACGACGAGATGGTGCGGCGCCTGGATGAGGAATCCGCCAAGAACGAGGCCCGGATGGAGATGGCCCTCGATTCGGTGGACACCGAGGCCCTCCAGATTGAGGAAGACGCCGAGGAGCTGCGGGCCCAGCAGGTCGTCGACGAGTTCAAGGCCGACATGGGCATGGTCGAGGAGGAGGAGTCGCTGGACTCGGAGTCCGTGGAGGAAGAGACGATCGACCTGCCCGAGGACGAAGAACTTGAGGAGCCGTCGAAGACCATCGGCAAGCAGCGCAACAAGTCGGAGTAG